A window of the Helianthus annuus cultivar XRQ/B chromosome 4, HanXRQr2.0-SUNRISE, whole genome shotgun sequence genome harbors these coding sequences:
- the LOC110937696 gene encoding probable carboxylesterase 8 produces the protein MASQSQPSNSDPFKIQTMTLNSNGSLIRPTFPTTPATPELIGDSQLTLSKDIPLNPTTSTFIRLYRPVSPYTGKLPIIIYFHGGGFIYASATSTSIHLTCSNISANSPAFVVSVEYRLAPEHRLPAAYDDGMDAIRWVCDQAKKSKVNGCDDWLTDVVDFSKVYLMGTSAGGNLVYNAVLRALDLDLEPVMIEGLIFDQPFLGGVERTKGEIGVVDERSLSLAATDLMWSMALPLGCNRDHEYCNLVGGQPDEKIERLPACLIRVNGGDLMVDRQKDFAKLLEARGVQVTRKFYEGGYHGVEVFDPEKARILYDDVKNFVLK, from the exons ATGGcatctcaatctcaaccatctaATTCGGATCCTTTCAAGATCCAAACCATGACCTTAAACTCCAATGGATCTCTAATCCGACCCACCTTTCCAACCACACCGGCCACCCCTGAACTCATCGGCGACTCGCAACTCACCCTCTCTAAAGACATCCCATTAAACCCCACAACCTCCACCTTCATCCGCCTCTATCGACCCGTCTCACCGTACACAGGAAAACTCCCCATCATCATCTACTTTCACGGTGGCGGTTTCATCTACGCCAGCGCTACCAGCACTTCCATACACCTTACTTGCTCCAACATATCTGCTAACTCTCCGGCGTTTGTTGTATCCGTCGAATACCGCCTTGCCCCTGAACACCGTCTCCCTGCGGCGTATGACGACGGTATGGATGCAATCCGGTGGGTGTGTGACCAGGCGAAGAAGTCAAAAGTCAACGGTTGCGATGACTG GTTGACTGATGTTGTTGACTTTTCTAAAGTGTACTTAATGGGAACTAGTGCTGGAGGAAACCTAGTGTACAACGCGGTTCTACGTGCACTTGATCTTGATCTTGAACCTGTTATGATCGAAGGGCTTATATTTGACCAACCTTTTCTTGGTGGGGTCGAGCGTACCAAAGGGGAAATCGGTGTGGTAGATGAGCGAAGTTTGAGTTTGGCGGCAACTGATCTCATGTGGTCTATGGCTTTGCCGTTAGGGTGTAACAGAGACCACGAGTATTGTAATCTGGTCGGCGGGCAACCTGATGAAAAGATTGAACGACTTCCAGCGTGCTTGATCAGAGTGAACGGTGGGGATTTAATGGTTGATAGACAAAAGGATTTTGCTAAGTTGTTGGAGGCACGCGGTGTGCAGGTGACGAGAAAGTTTTATGAGGGAGGGTACCATGGTGTCGAGGTCTTCGATCCAGAAAAAGCGCGAATCTTGTACGATGATGTTAAGAATTTTGTTTTGAAGTGA